The following is a genomic window from Microtus pennsylvanicus isolate mMicPen1 chromosome 3, mMicPen1.hap1, whole genome shotgun sequence.
CTCAAAGTTTTTTAACTCTGCTTAACCAATTTCACAGCAATTTCAGGGAATCCCGGCTTGCACCAATGGCTAAACTCACCTTCTGAATATGTCATCCAAACcctgcaaaggaagcaagataaaTTTAGAATCctaaattttgtttataaaattcatataaaagGCAGGCAAATGGCCTGTCTAAactgaaaatttatatttaattagcaGGGTAATGCCAACAAGCAGATTAGCACAATTCTAATTCTTGATGAAATGAGGCTGTGAGAGTAAATTATGAGAATACTGGGGTACTGATTATACATTGATGTTGAAACCCCAGCTGTCTGCAAAAGGTAACATTCACTAATCTGAACAAAAGAGCACAGAGGGATACTTTAACTAAGGGTACTTCAAATGTATGACCTCTCCCATGCATGCTGcctcatgcctttaattacagAATTGCCAGGATAGAGAACCTAAGATTATTGTGAGCTCTGGGTAATCGTGATTCATGGActagaaccctatctcaaaatccCATCCTCCTAAAGATCTCTCAAAGTACAAcattcaaaaagaagaaattaagtaATAGCATTCTTTGAAATTGTGCACAATATCCAAGTAGAAGCTATAGAGTGTAAGAAATGGCAACACTGAATTTCGGCTTTCAGAGAGGCAAGTTACAAAATCAAAAATTAGGTCATATTTCTCTGAGAATCTACTAacacaatttttattaaaaaaaaatcttgttctgGCAAGATTGTTACAGAATTTAGTTTTTCCAGATTATCACTGAAAAAGAACCTCCTAAAATAAATGcaggaaatgttaaaaaataatcttaGTAGAACAATCACCAGTGTGAGCCTAAGACAATAAAACCTTTGTCTGCACTCCTCCCTTCTCACCTGGAGTAGCACCACATATGGCTCCTGGGACATCGCCCTGAGTTCCTGAAACATTTCTCTTAGTTGTTTGCTCTTTTGGATCATCATGGCTTCACTTTCTCTGAATTTCTCTAAAACACGACTGCCTTCATTTCTCATGTGCTCAATgtgttcctcttcctcttcacagAGGACTGCACGCCATTTCCTATACTCCATCCTGATCATGTCTTCCCTCATAAGCACGTAGTCCTGAAGAAAACGGGACGTTGTCAATGATATCTATAGAATACTGCAGTCTCCTCCATTGCATCATTCTAGGCTTAAATTTGACAAAGACTCCTATTGCTGTGCTACATACACAATGATGGACTTGTCAGAAATGGAAATTCCttggtttcatttgtttcttaggtaaaacaatctttcaaatttcctgcttaatgaaaatgtctactggatactatggggtctgtaggctgaagatggacgccccaaagttacagaactttgggtgactgtaaaggtagcaagatgtctctgtcaactctagagttttggaagttatttacaatgcacttcctgttaacttaagtAATACTCTAGCcatctgggatctttgatggacttgaagaatagatagttataattatagttttccttagttatgataaatgtaAAGTCGAtatgaatattgtaactgtaattcatgctttatacctattttgttacatgtaattttactaagttaaaaccttccttattatttagacagaaaaggggaggtatgtgggattcccctttgtatgctgtgaaagtgttttgttaccattggttaataaagaagcttctttgggtctatggcagggcagattaaagcaaggtgggagttccaagcagagataaaggagaaagtaGCCAGactcaaagagatgccatgtagccaaaggagaaagacacgagccaccagccagaaccttaccagtaaaatATCAGCTTTATGGTAATACAAATAATAggtattggttaatttaagatgtaaaagttagttaataagaagcctgagctagatCCAGCTCAGCctatctgggtgctgggatcgaATCCTGAGGGCAGCCGGGCGGGCAggaattcctttgtttcaatagcctgcctgcagcaagcaagatAGGCGCTTtctttatgagctacccaaccagcacagagatctgatctgggcaccaggagaatTATCTCTGGGGCAAGTGAGTTTCTGACCCGCAGCAGCAGCCCAGGGCCTATACtcctgcatactgcctctctcttcctatctcacccagcttgcatccagaaccctccccacttctgcctccctgccatctttgggcacataacagcacccagctcagcctggctGGGCGCTGGGATAGAATCTGGAGGGCACCCAGGCGGGCGggaattcctttgtttcaataacCTGCCTGCAgaaagcaaggtaggcgctttgtttatgagctacccagccagcatggagatctgatctcgggaccaggagagccatcactgggaaggtatatcagtgggcaaggagacctgatcctgtaaaagaagatccttaggggagcatttggaggaagagatgggcaggcgcctatgcaagaattcacccaacaatctgaaaaacaacatgaaaccaccagaacccagcaacctcacaacaggCGGACAAGAACACCTTAATCAAGGAGTAGTAGAAAAAAAgggactttatgaaagtgattgacgtccttaaacagcatgtaaaaaatgctcttatagaaatggatgagaagtataacagagagtttgaagaattgaataaagcagtgaatgataccctaggaaaccaaggaaaaacaatcaaacagataatggaaacagttcaagacttgaaaactgaataggagacaaggaagaaaacacaaacagagggccagctggacgtggaaaatctaggtaaacgaatagagactacagaaacaagcataaccagcagaatacaagagatagaagaaagaatctcagattctgaagataacatagagaaaataaacgcactgatcaaagataacagcgcaactcaaagaagggaaacacacaaaccctactactaaaaaagtgaccggagttaacaaccactggtcattaatatcacttaatgtcaatggactcaactcacctataaaaaggcacaggctaagagattggatacgaaaacaggatccaacattctgctgtttacaagaaacacacacctcaaccacaaagacaggcacctactcagagtaaagggctgggaaaaggcttatcaagcaaatggacctaagaaacaagcaagtgtggccatactaatttctaacaaagatgacttcaaacttaaatcaatcagaaaagatagagagggtcattttatactcataacaggaacaaatcatcaggatgaagtctcaatccagaatatctatgcccctaatataaaagcacccacgtacgtaaaagaaacattactaaacaTTAAGGCAGCCATCAAAACGCACACACTAAtcgtaggagacttcaacactcctctctcaccaatgtcaatcagacagaaacctaatagagaaataagagaattaatggaggtaatgaatcaaatggacttaacagacatctatagaacattccacccaaataggaaagaatataccttcttctcggcagctcatggaaccttcttgaaaattgaccacatactcagtaacaaagcaaacctccacagttacaaaaaaaattagtaaccacctgtgtcttatcagatcaccatggattaaagttagaattcaacaacaatgctacccccagaaagcctacaaactcatggtaactgaacaatcaactactgaaccacacctggatcaaagaagaaataaagaaagaaattaaagtcttccttgaattcaatgaaaataaagaaacaacatactcaaacctatgggacactatggaagcagtcctaagaggaaaactcatagcactaagtgcccatttaAATAAAACGGAGAaaacacacattggagacttaacagcccacctgaaagctctagaaaagaagaagcagactcacctaggaggagtagaagactggaaataatcaaactgagggctgaaatcaataaaatagaaacacagaaaacaatccaaagaatcaatgaaacaaaaagctggttcctggagaaaatcaacaagattgatgaacccctatccaaactaatcaaacagcagagagagaatatgcaaattaataagatcagaaatgaaaagggggacataaccacagacacagaggaaattcaaagaatcattagatcttactacaaaagcctgtatgctacaaaactggaaaatgtaaaagaatggacacgtttttagataaataccatataccaaagtcaaaccaggaccaggtgaacaatctaaatagacctgttagtcgcgaagaattagaagaggttatcaaaaacctccctaccaaaaaaagcccaggaccagatggtttcaatgcggaattctaccagaacttccaagaagagcttatacctatactccttaatgtatttcacaatatagaaacagaagagtcattgcccaattccttttatgaagctacagtcactctgataccaaaaccacataaagactcaaccaagaaagagaattacaggccaatctcactcatgaacatcaatgcaaaaatcctcaacaaaatactggcaaactgtatccaagaacacattagaaaaattatccattatgatcaagtaggcttcatcccagagatgcagggctggttcaacatacgaaaatctatctatgtaatccatcatataaataaactgaaagaaaaaaccatatgatcatttcattagatgctgaaaaagcatttgacaaaattcaacatccctttatgataaaagtcttggagagattagggatacaagggtcatacctaaatataataaaagctatttacagcaaacagacagctaacatcaaactaaacggagagaaactcaaagccatcccactaaaatcaggaacactacagggctgtccactctctccatacctcttcaatatagtgcttgaagttctagcaatagcaataagacaacataaggggttcaaggggattcaaattggaaaggaagaagttaaactttcattatttgcagatgatatgatagtgtacataagcgaccccaaaaactccaaagaactcctacatctgataaacacctttagtaatgtggcaggatacaagatcaactccaaaaaatcagtcgccctcctatacacaaaggatatggaagcagagagggaaatcagagaagcatcacctttcacgatagccacaaacagcataaaatatcttggggtaactctaaccaaggaagtaaaagatctatttgacaagaactttaaggcattgaagaaagaaattgaagaggataccagaaaaatggaaggatctcccttgctcttggattgggaggatcaacatagtaaaaatggcaattctaccaaaggcaatttatagattcaatgcaatccccatcaaggtcccatcaaaattcttcacagatcttgagaggacaataatcaactttatatggaaaaacaaaaaacccaggatagccaaaaacaatcttatacaataaagaaacttctggagacattaccatccctgacttcaaactctattacagagctacagtaaagaaaacagtgtggtactggcataaaaacagagaagtcgaccaacggaatagtatagaagacccggattttaacccacaaacctatgaacacctgattttcgataaaggagctaaaagtatacaatggaaaaaagagagcatcttcaacaaatggtgctggcacaactggatgtcaacctgtagaagaatgaaaatagacccatacttatcaccatgcacaaaactcaagtccaaatggattaaagacctcaatatcagcccgaacacactgaacctgataaaagagaaagtgggaaatatcctacaacagacggcacaggagatcgctttctatgtataaccccagcagcacagacattaaaggcaacattgaataaatgggacctactaaaacttaaaagcttctgtaaagcaaaggacactgtcactaagacacaaaggcaacctactgactgggtgaagatcttcaccaaccccgcaacaaaggtctgatctacaaaatatatagagaactcaagaaactagactttaaaatgctaattaacccaattaaaaaatggggcactgaactgaacagagaattctcaacagaagaagttcaaatggccaaaagatacttaaggtcgtgctcaatttccttagcaatcagggaaatgcaaatcaaaacaactttgagataccatcttacacctgtcagaatggctaaagtcaaaaacaccaaggatagcctttgctggagaggctgtggaggaaggggtaccctcatccattgctggtgggaatgcaatcttgtgcaaccactgttgaagtcagtgtttcggtttctcaggaaattcgggatcaacctacccctggacccagcaataccactcttgggaatttacccaagagatgctctatcacatgtcaaaagcatttgttcaactatgttcatagcagtattatttgtaatagccagaacctggaaacaacctagatgcccttcaatggaagaatggatgaagaaagtatggaatatatacacactagagtactacgctgcggtaaaaaacaatgacttctcgaattttgcatgcaaatggatggaaatagaaaacactatcctgagtgaggtatcccagacccaaaaagaggaacatgggatgtactcactcataattggtttctagccacaaataatgatcattgagtctataatctgtgatcctaaagaagctaaataagaaggtgaacccaaagaaaaacatatagttgttatcctgggtatgggaagtagacaagattgccgggcaaaaaattgggaacttggaggtggggtgggacgggggtaaggggagatagggatagaaaagggagaaggggagaatgggggaaacttggggaaacaggatgattgggagaaaggaaggttggatagaggagcagggaatcacataacttaattaagggagccatcttagggttggcaagagacttggacctagaggggctcccaggtgcccagggcgatgtccccagttagctccttgggcagctgaggatagggaacctgaaatgaccctatcctatagctatactaatgaatatcttgcatatcaccatagaaccttcatctggtgatggatggagatagagacagagacccacactggagcactggactgagctcccaaggtcccaatgaggagcagaaggagggagaacatgagcaaggaagtcaggaccacgaggagtgcacccacccactgagacagtggggctgatctagtgggagctcaccaagtccagctggattgtgactgaaaatgcatgggataaaaccggactctttgaacatggctgacaatgagggctgatgagaagacaaagacaatggcactgggttttgatcctacttcatgttctggctttgtgggagcctaggcagtttggatgttcaccttcctagacctggatggaggggggaggacttggactttccacagggcagggaaccctgactgctcttcggactggagagggagggggagagaagtgggggtaggggtagaggaatgggaggagtgtgagggaaatgggaggctaggagaaggtgggaatttcttttttttttctttcaataaaaaaaaagcctgagctaataggctgagcagtgttataattagtatagtttcctcatggttattttggttctgggtagccaggaaagaacaagcagcctccatcaaTACTAAAGCAATGAAGCCCTAAACATTTTCACCTATATAGAAAAACAGGGCTGCCTGAAGAAATGGTATTGATTGATAATTTATATGTTCAGGCAAATGTGAAACTCTTCATGCATTAATTAGAATACATGTTGCAGTCCTAGAGTCTAATGCAGTTTGCTGAACTGTGAGCAATTGATTCATTTGTCTCAGACTCTTTTTCCACACAGCCAGGCCTTCTTTCCACCTGCAGAGCTATATTTCACACTCAGAATTCAAGGCcattagccgggtggtggtggcacacgcctttaatcccagcactcggggacagaagcaggcggatctctgtgtgttcaaggccggcctggtctacaagagctagttccaggacaggaaccaaaaaaaaaaaaaaaaatacggagaaaccctgttttgaaaaatccaaaaaaaaaggaagaagaagaaggccatTATAACATGTTTTCCTAGTAACATATTTCATGCCTTATACCTAAATCTTGAATGACAATTTGACAAAATAAGTATTTTGAACAGATTTCCAGCATAAATCTCATACTCACTATAAACAAAATTCTGAAAATGCTCTCTGCCTCTACATTCTCTTGAATTTCTTGGATCTTCTCCAATAAAGATGCCATTTGCTTTAGAAGTCTCTCCTGTAAGAAACAATGAATATAAGCTTTTGATAAACAGTAATGATGGGTAGATTTTcgaacattaaataaaataactttatcaAGAAGAATCATAATGTTCCTTTTTTAATTCAGGTAACTTTGAATTTTAGATTTAAGACATATAAATAGAATATGGCATATCCCTTAGTTCAGGTAAAGTGATAAATAATTATGAGTAATATCTGGGTAATTTACATAACATTGGGTTTCCCACAAGCTTCTCTATAACTGACTTCACTGGATTTTCTAATATAATCTCCAATCAtagacacttttaaaaaatatggataCACTATTTCACTTTCCAATGACCtggaaataatgtaaaataaaacaacacaagtGGTCTTTACACCCACGGGTCTCCCAAGCAGTGTTCACATTATAGTCACTCTCTCTTCACTAGCTGCTAATAAAGTGCCACAATTCAGAAAAGAGTGGATTCCTCATAATCAGGACCAGCATCTTCCTGTTGTCCACTGAGCCTCACTCTCCAGGTTTCATGTTCTCTCAGAAATATCACTCACCATTTGATTCTCAGCAGCTGCTTCTATGGGACAGTGTCTGTGACCTCTGTGTATGTGGGAGTCAGAGCAGAGCTGACAGAGGGAGATCCTGGTCTCCATACAGAAGATCCCCTTGGTCTCCTTGTGGGTTACACACTGATgctcctcagagctcaggaacTTCATGAGGCTGGCTTGTCTGGCAATGGACACCAACTTCTTCAGAACAATGTTGGTTCTGAAGTTCTTCTGCTGGGATGGTTCCCTACACATAGGGCATTGGACAGGGAGCTGGCTGTCTTCCCAggaaagatggaggcaggctcGACAGAAGCTGTGGCCACAGCTTATGGTGACTGGGTCTATAAGGTAGCTCATGCAGATGAAGCAGTTGAGTTCTTCAGCGAAGGCTTGTGAGAGGCCTGACTCCATTTTGCTGAAGGAAGAAAATCAGAATTACTATTATTAGaccaagagaaggaaaaaaacttCCCAAAATTTCATTCAAGTTGTAATTGttatgtctaaaacaaaacactCTTCAGTTTTTGGTgaccaaaaatcaaaataagcatAGGATTGCAGTTactaatgttttctatttcactCTTCTTCACATGAATAGAGATTGATATGATGAGTCTCTGTGACCTAAGATCTGCATTTTTTTCAGAGACTCCATTCAAATTAAGAACTTTGTTCATGgtctgagacaggctttctcagtgTTTATGAAGAAATTTACACACTGGAGTGATCAAGGTACTTCAAGTACACAAGTTGGTCTTTTACTACAGATCTATTTGGTTTAACACTTCCCTCTTTGGTTGTCTattcaaaagaacaatctccaaaaAACAGGATCCCTagtaaatgttttgctttgtggtTGTAGCATCTTACTCATTAACATCCCATTGTCCCTTCTCTTAACACATGAAGGCAACCTTAGCTACTTGTCTTGTTTTTGCTGCAAATGCctaaaaagaataagaatttaTGTTGACTCATAATTCAAGAAATGGTGGCATAAGCTTGAGTTAGCTGGTCTCATGGTCTCcaaaaaaaggaagtaaaaagcAAGGAATTCTTGTTGATcagctccttctctctttttcctttggtttgaGACCTcagacctttaatctcaacacttggcaAGCAGAGAAAGGCTAATCTCTTTTAGTTCAATTTGTGaaggcaaacacctttaatcccagcacttgggaggcagatgcaggctgatctctgtgagttcatagtgtggtggcacacacctttaatcccagctcttgaagggcagagacaggcagatctctgtgagtcaaaaacagcctgatctacagagtgagttccaggacagccaaagatacacagagaaaccctgtctcaaaaagccaaaaattaaaaataaatgaaatagaatttaaactaaagccacataaagaagggaaacaaacagACAATCTGTATActatatgttattatgttctctttgaattgtttgaatgttgaaaaaggagcaacagctgctaaaaaacatttgattataaatgttgctggattaatccaaaatacatattttgaaaacgctttgacttcaaaatttatgtcaaaatatatgttactttggagaagagattttgtttttgtttccacaagaaatgagaggACGTGGATTCTCTCATTCTGGGTAAGAAAACTCAGGTTTGCCAggcgggcggtgatggcgcacgcctttaataccagcgctctggaggcagaggcaggcggatctctgtgagttcaaggccagcctggtctacgagagatagttccaggacaggaaccaaaagctatggagaaaccctgtcttgaaaatcaaaaaaagaaagaaagaaagaaagaaagaaagaaagaaagaaagaaagaaagaaagaaagcaagctcagGTTTCATCAAGGAACCCCGTGAGAAATCGccataggagcagatggcccagatgatccaatgtttcagaggacctctgttggagtttcctctgagttctacatccagaacagttccaAGACTGCTAGCTGGGATAATCAAGttgtatggataatggtcaggaagaaagctaaacaagcgAGATTCGATTCAGAGACTCACACATTTATGAAGGGCATGAATAAATGttctaaaaaatattctttaaatttagaTAACAATCAAAATTGAAAAGTGAAAGGTAAGTTCCTTGAACATTTACTTTTAGGGCAACAAAAAAATTGTGTAtagataaaactaaaattatcTATCGCAGTAACTCACATTATATTGACAAAAAAGATGACCAGATGGGAACAAAATATTTTTGGTAGTGACAAACACTCATTTCTAAGCAGAAAACTCAGTTTGGTAATATATTAAGAATAGGAAATATGAAGGAATTTCCACTGTAAACTGTGTACTTACCCAAGGAATTGTCTCTGGCCTCAGCAGTGCTGAATGAGAACACCACACGATTTCCTCAGCTCTAGGGTCCAATCCTCAATGTATGCAGATGATAGATCCACCGGTTGAAGAGCCAGAATGTATGGAAACACTCTCTATCTGCTCTGGTGAAGAATGCACCAGGCTAAGCTCTGGTGTGTCCTTATATACTCTCTAAAGACCACGCCCACTTCCTCCCATGGTTACTTTCATTAACACATCCCATTTGTGGCCATTTGTCAGTACCAGTATTCTGACTGGATGGAAGATTGAATTAACTCTGAGGTCAAGCTCCACAAGCAAATCTCCACAATGAGCTTCCCTGAGGGACTGcttagctgggtgtggcagctctTACCTTTAATTCTAGAGACCTAGGGTTGGGCTGCTGAAGCAAGGGGAGTTTTAGTTCAAGGCCTGCATAGAATATGAACTGAAAACTTGCCAAAGGGtaatttttctataatattttacAGTACCTAAATATTTTGCTTGTTCTTATATTTTGTTCTTGAAATGTAATAAATGATGATATTATAAATCTGTAATTTTAGTGTCAACATTAAAAATTTGTTAATAGAaatctaaaaaattaattttttggtgttttggggtttttttggtacAGTGTTCCCCTGTGTAGCTATGGtgcctgtctggaactagctcttgtagaacaggctggccttggatgAGAAGggccacctgcttctacctcccaggtgactcagaggttaagaacgcTGACAGCTTAtccagagaatctgagttcaagtcccagttaCTACATGGTGAAaaaaaccatctataatgagatctactGTCTTCTGTAGTGCAGGCAGAaaactgtatgcataataaataaatcttttaaaaaatcttaatagcgctttgagaattttgtacttTATTTTGTACAATATTGTagaatatatgtacacatattcaACTCATCTGCAAGTCCTTTCAAATCCAAtccattttcttaaaaactcaactttctcttttttaaaaataacaaagaaaaacccaataTACATACAAAAGGACTCAAggaattagtcatcaaaagaacaaataatccagtaaaaaaaaaaatcgggtacagacctaaacagagaactctcatcagaggaatctatttttatttatttatttatttattatgtatacaatattctatctgtgtgtatgtctacaggccagaagagggcaccagacctcattacagatggttgtgagccaccatgtggttgctgggaattgaactcatgacctttgggagagcaggcaatgctcttaacctctgagccatctctccagcccctcatcagaggaatctaaaatggctgaaagacatttaagaaatgaTCAACGTTCAATGTTCttagctcagttttttttttttttggattttttgagacagggtttctccatagctgttggttcctgtcctggaactagctcttgtagaccaggctggcctcgaactcactgagatccgcctgcctctgcctcccgagtgctgggattaaaggcgtgcgccaccatgttCAAccttcttagccatcagggaaatgctaatcaaaacaagtctgagattcctTCATAAacttgtaagaatgaccaagatcaaaattactgatgacaacttatactgtggagattgtgggggaaagggaacactcctgcattgctggtgggagtgcaaactggcacaatcactttgaatatcagtatggcgattgctcagaaaattaggaaataactttCCTCAACATCCAGCAAttacacttttgggtatatacccaaaagattctcaattgtaccacaatgacatgtgttcaactatgttcatagcagcattgtttgtcataacagAACCTAGAataaacctaaatgccccttgactgagaATGGATAAGGatatgtggtacgtttac
Proteins encoded in this region:
- the LOC142846736 gene encoding tripartite motif-containing protein 43-like produces the protein MESGLSQAFAEELNCFICMSYLIDPVTISCGHSFCRACLHLSWEDSQLPVQCPMCREPSQQKNFRTNIVLKKLVSIARQASLMKFLSSEEHQCVTHKETKGIFCMETRISLCQLCSDSHIHRGHRHCPIEAAAENQMERLLKQMASLLEKIQEIQENVEAESIFRILFIDYVLMREDMIRMEYRKWRAVLCEEEEEHIEHMRNEGSRVLEKFRESEAMMIQKSKQLREMFQELRAMSQEPYVVLLQGLDDIFRRSESMQLSIPQGLEPELPAFPMIGLTERFKSFKARLFFENLFMFLCMKNLFNVMRRARFRPQHQDTSEETCGCYLASWGLQSFSSGKYYWEVNFKASWDWAVGVCTNSWLKNRNKEVETKGAFLLFCVKEGNHYSLLTTNPTIHHYLEKPLGQVGVFLDCEARCLSFLNIAKSSLIYKYPNGTFSHRVWPFFSFGQIIP